From the genome of Argopecten irradians isolate NY unplaced genomic scaffold, Ai_NY scaffold_0521, whole genome shotgun sequence, one region includes:
- the LOC138312913 gene encoding uncharacterized protein: MESESATSKLQSGTAKSESPTSDLQPGTTKSQSPISVSQSGTTKSESPTSESKSCSTKLESQSGTAKSESHPSESQSSTRKSESDILESQSGTTKSELHPSESQSSTRKSELDTPNCPVIKSEVNDRNHLRALPK, encoded by the exons ATGGAATCCGAGTCTGCCACATCCAAGCTACAGTCTGGCACAGCGAAATCTGAGTCACCTACATCCGACTTACAGCCTGGTACAACGAAATCTCAGTCGCCTATATCTGTGTCACAGTCTGGTACAACAAAATCCGAGTCACCTACATCAGAGTCAAAGTCTTGTTCAACTAAATTAGAGTCACAGTCTGGTACAGCGAAATCAGAGTCGCATCCATCCGAGTCACAATCTAGTACAAGGAAATCAGAGTCGGACATACTGGAGTCACAGTCTGGTACAACGAAATCAGAGTTGCATCCATCTGAGTCACAATCTAGTACAAGGAAATCAGAGTTAGACACACCGAA CTGTCCAGTTATCAAATCGGAAGTCAATGATCGTAATCACTTACGCGCTCTTCCGAAGTGA